CCCCGCCGCCACCGACCTGCTCGTCCCACTGGCCCCCGCACCTCCCGGCATCGCGGCCCATCGCCCGCACCGCGTCGCCGAACTGCTCCCGGTGCTGACCCACCGGGTGACTTCCACGCGGCTGCTCGGCTCACCCGCCTGAAGCGCCGCGCCTCGAAGCTCTCCGCGCCCCGTCGCCGAATTCCTCGGCGGCGGGGTCGCCCCTTTCCCGGCTCGGACGAGCACCCATTAGTTTCGCTCGTACGAGCACCCAATAGCTCGCACGAGCCGGAATGAACCGCCTACCCGGCCGGACTAGCCCCATTCGGCCACCACGAACCATCCGAAGTGACCGCCCAGTTGGGATGAACCGTCCGCGCGGGTGATGCGTCATGAACCTGTGAGAACCCGTGCCGCGAAATCCCTGCGGATCGACGCCCGTAGGGCAACACTGGGTTCCGACGACTTATCACAACGGGGGGCGGCCATGAACGACACATCCAGCCGCGGAACAGACACGACAGCCGACTCGTCCGACTCACTGATCTCATCCACCACGACACAGCGAAAGATCCCACCCATGTGCCAGCACCAGACTCCGTGCCCTTCAGCCGAATCCGCCGACCGGGAATCCGCCCGTCTCGTGGCGCACCACCCGGAGCAGGGTTGGAGCCTGCTGTGCAACGGCGTGGTGCTCTTCGAGGACACCGGCGAGCTCCTGCCGGACGGCCGGGTCATCGCCCCGCACCGTCCGCTGGCGTCCAGCCAGGTGATGACGGCCGCCTGAGGCCGCCGGGCGGCGTGACGTACCGCCCGCAGACATGAGGGGCCGGCCGCAGGACACTCTGCGAACCGGCCCCGACGCGTGTCCGGATGCCGTCACTCCCCATCACTCCCCGTCACTTTCCGTCGCCTCCCGCGCCGTCCCGTTCATGACTCGTACGCCTTCCCACGGATGCCGGTCTTCCGGAAGACTCCTGGAAGTTTCGGGGTCACCCGTCGACGGAGGTGGGGCAAGTGGCAGCACGTGAGGCCGAGGCCGGGGGCAAGGTCACGATCACGGAGATCGCCCGGCAGGCCGGCGTGTCCGTACCGACCGTGTCCCGGGTCGTCAACGGCCGGTCCGACGTGTCGCCGCAGACCCGGGCCCGCGTCGAGGACCTGCTGCGCCGGTACGGCTACCGCAAGCGCCCCGCGGCCCCGGGCACCCGTGCCGCCCTGCTCGACCTGGTCTTCAACAATCTCGACAGCCCCTGGGCCGTGGAGATCATCCGCGGGGTCGAGGAGGTCGCGCACGCGGCCGGGGTCGGCACGGTGGTGTCGGCCATCCACGGGCGTTCGGGCGACGCCCGCGAGTGGATGCGCAACCTCCGGGCCCGAGCCTCCGACGGCGTCATCCTCGTCACCTCGGCCCTGGAGCCG
The genomic region above belongs to Streptomyces coeruleorubidus and contains:
- a CDS encoding DUF5999 family protein produces the protein MCQHQTPCPSAESADRESARLVAHHPEQGWSLLCNGVVLFEDTGELLPDGRVIAPHRPLASSQVMTAA